Proteins encoded together in one Candidatus Bathyarchaeia archaeon window:
- a CDS encoding sugar ABC transporter permease produces the protein MKITGKGREALNGYLLLIPAFGLLAALLIYPIFYAAWMSFHSKIFGGPAIYVGLKNYVDILFDPEFYNSFLRSFIYTFGAVSFKLIIGLLVGILLNREFKMRRIVRSTVILPWVIPLFVVAFIWMWMYDYALGLLNNALKAAGLPVVYWLSRDNAMTSLIVVNIWRGFPFFAMGILSGLQSVPQDLLDAAAVDGASAFQRFRHVILPWIMPVIGIVSLLSMIWTFGDFTTVWLLTRGGPGKASTTIPIYLYYIVYAEFDTGKASAASILTLPFSIFFIYLIVRLLRRAQE, from the coding sequence ATGAAGATTACTGGAAAAGGGAGAGAAGCATTAAACGGATACTTACTGCTAATCCCGGCGTTCGGATTACTGGCGGCCCTCCTTATCTACCCAATTTTTTATGCTGCTTGGATGAGTTTTCACTCTAAGATTTTTGGCGGCCCAGCCATATATGTTGGCCTTAAAAACTATGTGGATATATTATTTGACCCAGAGTTTTACAACTCCTTCTTGAGGAGCTTTATTTACACGTTTGGTGCTGTCTCATTCAAGTTGATTATTGGCTTGCTCGTCGGCATCCTATTGAACAGGGAATTTAAGATGAGGCGTATAGTTAGGTCAACGGTCATTTTACCTTGGGTTATACCCCTGTTTGTGGTAGCCTTCATTTGGATGTGGATGTACGACTACGCTTTAGGCTTACTAAACAATGCGCTTAAAGCTGCCGGTTTACCGGTGGTATATTGGCTCAGCAGGGACAACGCTATGACATCATTAATCGTTGTGAACATATGGAGGGGCTTCCCATTCTTCGCCATGGGGATTTTATCCGGGCTACAATCGGTTCCACAGGACCTCCTTGATGCAGCAGCTGTTGACGGGGCCTCCGCTTTCCAAAGATTTAGACATGTAATCCTCCCCTGGATCATGCCGGTTATAGGCATAGTTAGCCTCCTCTCAATGATATGGACTTTTGGCGACTTCACCACAGTATGGCTGCTGACTAGAGGGGGGCCGGGGAAGGCTAGCACAACTATACCGATTTACCTCTACTACATAGTTTATGCCGAATTTGATACGGGCAAGGCGAGCGCCGCAAGCATACTAACACTGCCATTCTCCATTTTCTTCATCTACCTTATTGTAAGGCTTCTTAGGAGGGCGCAGGAAT